One stretch of Lytechinus variegatus isolate NC3 chromosome 17, Lvar_3.0, whole genome shotgun sequence DNA includes these proteins:
- the LOC121431016 gene encoding uncharacterized protein LOC121431016 encodes MTNQPNSDMTSGHSPRDELTASPLTTTFSTPQQYCNSSYFGAVVGEGVVIIILSVLLIVSVIYIIHIRKMMKDLKKDQKMQHVDLVQSSNSPEKDTCFYHDIEDVRKSDPATTSDGDIHYSSQIYDQKRENVSDPDDTTAPHHPYMI; translated from the exons ATGACCAATCAACCAAATTCTGATATGACCAGTGGCCATAGTCCAAGGGACGAGCTGACTGCATCACCACTGACCACAACCTTCTCAACACCCCAGCAATATTGTAACAGCTCTT ATTTTGGTGCTGTAGTTGGTGAAGGTGTTGTCATCATTATCCTTAGTGTCCTTCTCATCGTCTCGGTAATATATATCATCCATATCCGAAA GATGATGAAAGACCTAAAGAAGGACCAGAAGATGCAACACGTAGATTTGGTCCAGTCTTCAAATTCGCCTGAAAAAGACACATGCTTTTATCATGATATTGAGGATGTCAGAAAATCGGATCCAGCTACAACATCCGATGGAGATATTCACTACTCCTCTCAGATATACGATCAGAAACGTGAAAATGTATCGGATCCTGACGACACCACTGCACCACATCACCCTTACATGATCTAA